A region from the Actinoplanes sp. OR16 genome encodes:
- the aztC gene encoding zinc ABC transporter substrate-binding protein AztC translates to MRALLVLAMLLAGAAACAPADRVQIVVTTNILGDVVREIAGDDVNVAVLMRPEADPHSFGISAREAHAMQTADLVVYNGLGLEEGVLRHVESAVAEGVPAVEVGARIEPLEYRDGDAAGLPDPHFWTDPLRMATAVDVLSDAILEHVPGVGGDAMRTRAAAYKKEVSDLDARLAQRFAEIPVERRVIVTNHHVFGYLAERYELRVIGTIIPSGTTLASPSASDLASLVTAVREHDVRAIFADTAQPARLAEVLADEAGLTVTVVGLYSESVSAAGGEAATYLDMMRFNAEAIIDGLTA, encoded by the coding sequence ATGAGGGCGCTGCTCGTCCTGGCGATGCTGCTGGCCGGCGCCGCCGCCTGCGCACCGGCGGATCGAGTCCAGATCGTCGTGACCACGAACATCCTCGGCGACGTCGTCCGCGAGATCGCCGGCGACGACGTGAACGTCGCGGTGCTGATGAGACCGGAGGCCGATCCGCATTCGTTCGGCATCTCCGCTCGTGAGGCGCACGCGATGCAGACCGCCGATCTGGTCGTCTACAACGGCCTCGGCCTGGAGGAGGGAGTCCTGCGACATGTCGAATCCGCCGTCGCGGAGGGTGTTCCCGCCGTCGAGGTCGGTGCGCGGATCGAACCCCTGGAATACCGGGACGGTGATGCGGCAGGGCTGCCGGATCCGCACTTCTGGACCGATCCGCTGCGGATGGCCACGGCGGTCGACGTTCTGAGTGACGCCATCCTGGAGCACGTGCCGGGAGTCGGCGGTGACGCGATGCGCACGCGCGCGGCGGCGTACAAGAAGGAAGTGAGTGACCTGGACGCCCGGCTTGCCCAGCGCTTCGCGGAGATCCCGGTGGAACGCCGGGTCATCGTGACGAACCACCACGTGTTCGGCTATCTCGCCGAGCGCTATGAGCTGCGGGTGATCGGCACGATCATCCCGAGCGGCACGACACTCGCGTCACCGAGCGCATCCGATCTCGCCTCGCTGGTGACGGCGGTGCGGGAGCACGACGTGCGGGCGATCTTCGCGGACACCGCGCAGCCGGCGCGCCTCGCGGAGGTGCTCGCCGACGAGGCCGGGCTGACCGTGACCGTCGTCGGGCTCTATTCGGAATCGGTCAGTGCGGCCGGCGGTGAGGCCGCCACCTACCTGGACATGATGCGCTTCAACGCTGAGGCGATCATCGACGGCCTCACTGCCTGA
- a CDS encoding putative immunity protein, whose amino-acid sequence MDLSLDEIREVTAFAAGAAEDVLGLFEAAHPDDERPRRAVAAAWEFARGGHRGRLLRDTAWGAMRASKETGGAAVDAASAAMAAAGSAYLHPLEKSTQVKHILGSAAHAARAREVAGGDAGLREAAKRATPVVVAVLRRYPAAPAGGGRVGELIRELDQILRQ is encoded by the coding sequence ATGGATCTCAGCTTGGACGAGATCCGGGAGGTGACCGCCTTCGCGGCCGGCGCCGCTGAGGACGTCCTCGGGCTGTTCGAGGCCGCGCACCCGGACGACGAGCGGCCGAGAAGGGCGGTGGCCGCCGCGTGGGAGTTCGCCCGCGGTGGACACCGGGGCAGGCTGCTGCGCGATACGGCCTGGGGTGCGATGAGAGCATCGAAGGAGACCGGCGGCGCTGCCGTCGACGCCGCGTCGGCGGCCATGGCCGCGGCCGGGTCGGCGTACCTGCATCCGCTCGAGAAATCGACTCAGGTCAAGCACATCCTCGGATCGGCCGCCCACGCCGCCCGGGCCCGGGAGGTGGCGGGCGGCGACGCCGGCCTGCGGGAGGCGGCGAAGCGTGCGACGCCGGTCGTCGTCGCGGTGCTGAGGCGGTACCCGGCGGCGCCGGCGGGCGGTGGCCGGGTGGGCGAGCTGATCCGCGAGCTGGACCAGATCCTGCGTCAGTGA
- a CDS encoding MarR family winged helix-turn-helix transcriptional regulator: MEDVDSWPTGRLLSAAARMVEGRFDRFLTDLDLTHAGLIVLHHLDGGPLSQRELARLSRVTDQTMSRTIEKLDRTGHVGRTPDPADRRRTLVTISDKGVEALTAARDEEQRFERDLGYDTIRPQLIALIRKQL; the protein is encoded by the coding sequence GTGGAAGACGTCGATTCGTGGCCGACCGGCCGCCTGCTCTCCGCCGCCGCCCGCATGGTGGAGGGCCGATTCGACCGCTTCCTGACCGATCTGGATCTGACCCACGCCGGCCTGATCGTGCTGCACCACCTGGACGGCGGGCCGCTCTCGCAACGGGAACTGGCCCGCCTCAGCCGCGTCACCGACCAGACGATGAGCCGCACGATCGAGAAGCTCGACCGCACCGGCCATGTGGGCCGCACCCCCGACCCGGCCGACCGCCGCCGCACCCTCGTCACGATCAGCGACAAGGGCGTCGAGGCACTGACCGCCGCCCGCGACGAGGAGCAGCGCTTCGAACGCGACCTGGGCTACGACACGATCCGTCCCCAGCTGATCGCGCTGATCAGGAAACAGCTCTGA
- a CDS encoding MerR family transcriptional regulator, whose product MTGRHMQIGEAAERVGLSIRTIRHYEEAGLIVPSARSDGGFRLYTEPDLDRLRVVKRMKPLGFTLDEMRDLLAVLDDLTAGTGDRESLLERLAGYQEAAEERVGTLRRQLAMAEGFAQQMQDHLNQHR is encoded by the coding sequence ATGACCGGACGGCACATGCAGATCGGCGAGGCGGCGGAACGGGTCGGGTTGAGCATCCGCACGATCCGCCACTACGAGGAAGCCGGCCTGATCGTGCCGTCCGCCCGCAGCGACGGCGGATTCCGGCTCTACACCGAACCCGACCTCGACCGCCTGCGCGTCGTCAAGCGCATGAAACCGCTCGGCTTCACCCTCGACGAGATGCGCGACCTCCTCGCCGTCCTCGACGACCTGACCGCCGGCACCGGCGACCGCGAATCCCTGCTCGAACGCCTCGCCGGCTACCAGGAGGCCGCCGAGGAGCGCGTCGGCACACTCCGGCGGCAGCTGGCGATGGCCGAGGGTTTCGCCCAGCAGATGCAGGACCACCTGAACCAGCACCGCTAG
- the aztA gene encoding zinc ABC transporter ATP-binding protein AztA — translation MLSAVRVGHGYGGVPVLREVSLDVPAGTVTAVTGPNGSGKSTLLHVLAGDISPKSGYVARTGRVSLLPQRTSEIDALPVTVQECVQIGRFQSRWPWAGRADRTAVSEIMERLGLTSLGRRRLRELSGGQRQRVLLAQALVQPADVYILDEPTVALDTASRARVHELLAERVAAGAAVVLASHDDAEAALAGERVSLG, via the coding sequence ATGCTGTCGGCGGTGCGGGTCGGACACGGGTACGGCGGGGTGCCGGTGCTACGGGAAGTGAGCCTTGACGTGCCGGCGGGGACCGTTACGGCGGTGACCGGGCCGAATGGGTCGGGCAAGAGCACCTTGCTGCACGTGCTGGCAGGCGACATATCTCCTAAATCCGGATATGTCGCCCGGACTGGCCGGGTCTCCCTGCTCCCCCAGCGCACCAGCGAGATCGACGCCCTTCCGGTGACCGTCCAGGAGTGCGTCCAGATCGGGCGATTTCAGAGTCGGTGGCCGTGGGCCGGCCGCGCCGACCGCACGGCAGTGTCGGAGATCATGGAACGGCTGGGGCTCACGTCGCTCGGGCGGCGGCGGCTGCGGGAACTCTCCGGCGGCCAGCGGCAGCGAGTGCTGCTCGCGCAGGCGCTGGTGCAGCCGGCGGACGTCTACATCCTCGACGAGCCGACCGTCGCGCTGGACACCGCGAGCCGCGCCCGGGTGCACGAGCTACTCGCCGAACGGGTCGCCGCGGGAGCTGCCGTCGTCCTCGCCAGCCACGACGACGCGGAGGCCGCGCTCGCCGGGGAGAGGGTCTCCTTAGGATAG
- a CDS encoding alkene reductase: MANAFDTHDLAGRTLANRIVMAPMTRSRAYGPGLSPTDLTATYYAQRAGAGLIITEGTQPSVIGQGYTNTPGLHSEEQVAAWRTVTDKVHAEGGVIFAQLMHTGRIGHPDILPDGLHPVGPSPVAPAGKLWTDEGMKDFVAPKELTEAEILATIADFASAARNAVAAGFDGVEIHGANGYLVQQFLSSNANLRADGWGGSAGGRIRFGVEVARAVAAAIGGDRVGFRISPANPYNDIAEENPDELYTALIGELATVGLAYLHVVESPDRDFTRTIRALWPATLILNPHTYPETTGPESLALIEDGTADLIAFGALFLSNPDLPARLAAGGPFTPPDKTKAFGGDHRGYTDYEPLTV; this comes from the coding sequence ATGGCGAACGCCTTCGATACGCATGACCTGGCCGGCCGGACGCTCGCGAACCGGATCGTGATGGCGCCGATGACGCGCAGCCGGGCGTACGGGCCCGGGCTCAGCCCCACCGATCTGACCGCGACCTACTACGCGCAGCGGGCCGGCGCCGGGCTGATCATCACCGAGGGGACGCAGCCGTCGGTGATCGGGCAGGGCTACACCAACACGCCCGGTCTGCACTCGGAGGAGCAGGTCGCGGCGTGGCGCACGGTCACCGACAAGGTCCACGCCGAGGGTGGCGTCATCTTCGCGCAGCTCATGCACACCGGCCGGATCGGGCACCCGGACATCCTGCCGGACGGGCTGCACCCGGTCGGGCCGTCTCCGGTGGCGCCGGCCGGCAAGCTCTGGACCGACGAGGGCATGAAGGACTTCGTGGCGCCGAAGGAGCTGACCGAGGCGGAGATCCTCGCGACGATCGCCGACTTCGCGTCGGCGGCGCGCAACGCGGTGGCGGCCGGGTTCGACGGCGTGGAGATCCACGGCGCGAACGGCTACCTGGTGCAGCAGTTCCTGTCGTCGAACGCGAACCTGCGCGCCGACGGCTGGGGTGGCTCGGCCGGCGGCCGGATCCGGTTCGGCGTCGAGGTGGCCCGGGCGGTGGCGGCGGCGATCGGCGGCGACCGGGTCGGGTTCCGGATCTCGCCGGCGAACCCGTACAACGACATCGCCGAGGAGAACCCGGACGAGCTGTACACCGCGCTGATCGGCGAACTCGCCACGGTCGGCCTCGCCTATCTGCACGTGGTGGAGAGTCCGGATCGGGACTTCACCCGTACGATCCGCGCCCTGTGGCCGGCCACGCTGATCCTCAACCCGCACACCTACCCGGAGACGACCGGGCCGGAGTCGCTCGCCCTGATCGAGGACGGCACCGCGGATCTGATCGCGTTCGGCGCGCTGTTCCTCTCCAACCCGGACCTGCCGGCCCGCCTCGCCGCCGGTGGGCCGTTCACCCCGCCGGACAAGACCAAGGCGTTCGGCGGCGACCACCGTGGCTACACCGACTACGAGCCGCTTACCGTCTAA
- the aztD gene encoding zinc metallochaperone AztD, with product MKKRLAALAAISLTLGACASESSEATEKAQVKEPLTVTYDGGIKIIDGEALTVAHTVALDGFNRVNPAGNDTGVFVSTAEGFRVLDAAAGKMTDIAYPGAKPGHVVRHGDRTILFTDGTGEVNSFDPAALTDGKPEGRKYTAATPHHGVAVELPDGTLIVTLGTAEARTGAIALDKDGTEIARNEQCPGVHGEAVAQGEVVALGCEDGVLLFTGGAFAKVKSGLAYSRIGNQAGSDASPVVLGDYKVEPDAELERPTRFSLIDTVTRSLRVVPMPSGVSYSFRSLGRGPKGEALILGTDGKLHVTDPATGKLTSSWPVVGAWTEPLDWQQPRPALFVRGSDAYVTEPATKKVHQVDLGTGKVTGSVTLDVIPNEISGTVS from the coding sequence GTGAAGAAGCGACTGGCCGCCCTCGCGGCCATCAGCCTGACCCTCGGCGCGTGCGCGTCCGAGTCATCCGAAGCGACCGAGAAAGCACAGGTGAAGGAGCCGCTGACCGTCACCTACGACGGCGGCATCAAGATCATCGACGGCGAGGCTCTGACGGTGGCGCACACCGTCGCGCTCGACGGCTTCAACCGGGTCAATCCGGCCGGCAACGACACCGGCGTCTTCGTCTCCACCGCCGAGGGCTTCCGGGTGCTGGACGCCGCAGCCGGGAAGATGACCGATATCGCCTACCCGGGCGCGAAGCCGGGCCACGTCGTGCGGCACGGCGACCGCACGATCCTGTTCACCGATGGCACCGGTGAGGTGAACAGCTTCGACCCGGCGGCGCTGACGGACGGCAAGCCGGAGGGCAGGAAGTACACCGCGGCGACGCCGCATCACGGTGTGGCGGTGGAGCTGCCGGACGGCACGCTGATCGTCACGCTCGGCACCGCCGAGGCCCGCACCGGCGCGATCGCGCTCGACAAGGACGGCACCGAGATCGCCCGCAACGAGCAGTGCCCGGGCGTGCACGGCGAGGCCGTGGCGCAGGGCGAGGTCGTCGCGCTGGGCTGCGAGGACGGCGTGCTGCTCTTCACCGGCGGCGCGTTCGCCAAGGTGAAGAGCGGTCTCGCCTACAGCCGGATCGGCAACCAGGCGGGCTCGGACGCCTCGCCGGTAGTGCTCGGCGACTACAAGGTCGAGCCGGACGCGGAGCTGGAGCGGCCGACGCGGTTCTCGCTGATCGACACGGTCACCAGGTCGCTGCGCGTCGTGCCGATGCCGTCCGGGGTCAGCTACAGCTTCCGCTCGCTGGGCCGGGGCCCGAAGGGTGAGGCGCTGATCCTCGGCACCGACGGCAAGCTGCACGTCACCGACCCCGCCACCGGGAAGCTGACCAGCTCGTGGCCGGTCGTCGGCGCGTGGACCGAGCCGCTCGACTGGCAGCAGCCGCGGCCCGCGCTGTTCGTCCGCGGATCCGACGCGTACGTGACCGAGCCCGCCACCAAGAAGGTCCACCAGGTCGACCTCGGGACCGGGAAGGTGACCGGCTCGGTGACCCTCGACGTGATCCCGAACGAGATCAGCGGAACCGTCTCCTAA
- a CDS encoding SulP family inorganic anion transporter, protein MKPAVLRTEVLAGLVVALALIPEAISFSILANVDPKVGLFASFTMAVTIAVCGGRPAMISAATGAIALVVAPLAKEHGLGYLTAAVILGGLLQIALAAAGVAKLMRFIPRSVMVGFVNALAILIFTAQVPHLIGVPWLVYPLVAVALAIMVFLPRVTTAVPAPLVAIVLLTAFTVITHLAVPNVGDQGTLPDSLPVFGLPDVPFTIDTLQLIAPYALGIALVGLMESLMTAKLVDDVTDTRSDKTRESWGQGVANIVTGFFGGMGGCAMIGQTMINVKASGARTRLSTFLAGAFLLILVVALGDVVAQIPMAVLVAVMVIVSVSTFDWHSIAPATLKRMPAGEIIVMLVTVVGTLATHNLAVGVVLGVLTAMVVFARRVAHFTSVEKIDNTYLVRGELFFASSNDLVYQFDYAGDPPEVVIDMSEAHVWDASSVAALDAIVTKYAARGKHASIVGLNTASAALHSRMLGPANLPGKLGAGH, encoded by the coding sequence ATGAAACCGGCCGTGCTGCGCACTGAGGTCCTGGCCGGCCTCGTCGTGGCGCTCGCGCTGATCCCGGAAGCGATCTCGTTCTCGATCCTCGCGAACGTCGATCCCAAGGTGGGCCTCTTCGCCTCGTTCACGATGGCCGTCACGATCGCGGTCTGCGGCGGCCGACCGGCCATGATCTCCGCGGCCACCGGCGCGATCGCCCTGGTCGTGGCGCCGCTCGCGAAGGAGCACGGCCTCGGCTACCTGACCGCCGCGGTGATCCTCGGCGGCCTCCTGCAGATCGCCCTGGCCGCCGCCGGCGTCGCGAAGCTGATGCGGTTCATCCCGCGCAGCGTCATGGTCGGCTTCGTCAACGCGCTCGCGATCCTGATCTTCACGGCCCAGGTGCCGCACCTGATCGGCGTGCCGTGGCTGGTGTATCCGCTGGTGGCCGTCGCGCTGGCGATCATGGTGTTCCTGCCGCGCGTCACCACCGCCGTCCCCGCGCCGCTCGTCGCGATCGTGCTGCTCACGGCGTTCACGGTGATCACGCACCTGGCCGTGCCGAACGTCGGCGACCAGGGAACACTTCCGGACAGCCTGCCCGTCTTCGGCCTGCCCGACGTGCCGTTCACCATCGATACGCTGCAACTGATCGCGCCCTACGCTCTCGGCATCGCGCTGGTCGGCCTGATGGAGTCGCTGATGACCGCGAAGCTCGTCGACGACGTCACCGACACCCGCTCCGACAAGACCCGCGAATCGTGGGGCCAGGGCGTCGCGAACATCGTCACCGGCTTCTTCGGCGGCATGGGCGGCTGCGCCATGATCGGTCAAACGATGATCAACGTGAAGGCGTCCGGTGCCCGCACCCGGCTCTCCACCTTCCTCGCCGGCGCCTTCCTGCTGATCCTCGTGGTCGCGCTCGGCGACGTGGTCGCACAGATCCCGATGGCCGTCCTCGTCGCCGTCATGGTGATCGTCTCGGTGTCCACTTTTGATTGGCACAGCATCGCGCCCGCGACGCTCAAGCGGATGCCGGCCGGGGAGATCATCGTGATGCTGGTGACCGTGGTGGGCACCCTCGCGACCCACAATCTCGCGGTCGGCGTGGTGCTCGGCGTGCTCACCGCCATGGTCGTCTTCGCCCGCCGCGTCGCGCACTTCACGTCGGTGGAGAAAATCGACAACACTTATCTCGTACGCGGGGAGCTCTTCTTCGCATCGAGTAACGACCTCGTCTACCAGTTCGACTATGCCGGGGATCCGCCGGAGGTCGTCATCGACATGAGCGAGGCGCACGTGTGGGACGCGTCGTCGGTGGCGGCGCTGGACGCGATCGTCACGAAGTACGCGGCCCGCGGCAAGCACGCGTCGATCGTCGGCTTGAACACCGCGAGCGCGGCCCTGCACTCCAGGATGCTGGGCCCCGCGAACCTGCCCGGCAAGCTCGGCGCCGGGCACTGA
- a CDS encoding DUF6368 family protein yields MAGPAASVLLPDVLTAEGTVRLRRWLEGSFRSEGGDWWTPHADTGAGMLLVEPEDYESDEFEEAESLIGALGFLPATEIVLAAALHRPESHRMLATTALELAVLYDGFVDFDGLLPPVAATLPGRLFTIASGPLATVDDGWHVGDAEFLRAWLRHPGFRMVK; encoded by the coding sequence ATGGCTGGGCCCGCTGCTTCCGTACTGCTGCCGGACGTCCTCACCGCGGAGGGGACGGTGCGTCTGCGCCGCTGGCTCGAGGGGTCGTTCCGCTCCGAGGGCGGCGACTGGTGGACGCCGCACGCGGACACCGGCGCCGGGATGCTGCTGGTCGAGCCGGAGGACTACGAGAGCGACGAGTTCGAGGAGGCGGAGAGCCTGATCGGCGCCCTCGGGTTCCTGCCGGCCACCGAGATCGTCCTGGCCGCCGCGCTGCACCGGCCGGAGAGCCACCGGATGCTCGCCACCACCGCGCTGGAGCTGGCCGTCCTCTACGACGGCTTCGTCGACTTCGACGGCCTGCTCCCGCCGGTCGCCGCCACCCTGCCCGGCCGCCTCTTCACGATCGCCTCCGGCCCGCTCGCGACCGTCGATGACGGCTGGCACGTCGGGGACGCCGAGTTCCTGCGGGCGTGGCTGCGGCACCCCGGGTTCCGCATGGTGAAGTGA
- a CDS encoding VOC family protein, with protein MIHHVQLACPRGSEEASRAFYSGVLGLAEKPKPPALAARGGCWFAGGGIELHLGVEDDFRPARKAHPGLLWPDLDALAARLTDAGYPVTWGNDELPGLRRFHSEDCHGNRLEFLS; from the coding sequence ATGATCCATCACGTGCAGCTGGCCTGTCCGCGCGGTTCGGAGGAGGCGTCCCGCGCCTTCTACTCAGGGGTGCTGGGCCTCGCCGAGAAGCCGAAACCGCCGGCGCTGGCGGCCCGGGGCGGCTGCTGGTTCGCGGGCGGTGGCATCGAACTGCACCTGGGCGTGGAGGACGACTTCCGGCCGGCTCGGAAGGCGCACCCGGGCCTGCTCTGGCCGGACCTCGACGCCCTGGCCGCGCGTCTCACCGATGCCGGTTACCCGGTGACCTGGGGGAACGACGAGCTGCCGGGCCTGCGCCGCTTCCACAGCGAGGACTGCCACGGCAACCGCCTGGAGTTCCTCTCCTGA
- a CDS encoding Imm63 family immunity protein produces the protein MFKRDAGPSALEREIRRLGALIGAEESDLVSFEHRDGGRPCVAVDEDGVYRWWVTERGRELEHRETRDRDEILYWSLAYTTWTMGGAWALRHPVAGEEQRVARWRKQFELLGVLNPDWPSRCRAELITKLSPAHLPEGGIPPADDRRD, from the coding sequence ATGTTCAAGCGGGACGCCGGCCCGAGCGCCCTCGAACGGGAGATCCGGCGTCTCGGCGCGCTGATCGGCGCCGAGGAGAGCGATCTGGTCTCGTTCGAGCACCGCGACGGCGGCCGGCCGTGCGTCGCGGTGGACGAGGACGGCGTCTACCGCTGGTGGGTGACCGAGCGCGGCCGGGAGTTGGAGCACCGGGAGACCCGCGATCGCGACGAGATCCTCTACTGGTCGCTCGCCTACACGACGTGGACGATGGGCGGCGCCTGGGCGCTGCGTCACCCGGTCGCCGGCGAGGAGCAGCGGGTCGCCCGGTGGCGCAAGCAGTTCGAGCTGCTCGGCGTGCTGAATCCGGACTGGCCGTCGCGGTGCCGGGCAGAGTTGATCACCAAGCTTTCACCAGCCCATCTGCCGGAGGGCGGAATCCCTCCGGCAGATGACCGCCGCGATTAG
- a CDS encoding bifunctional 2-polyprenyl-6-hydroxyphenol methylase/3-demethylubiquinol 3-O-methyltransferase UbiG has translation MDVAQAYGNVSDLYISLFGTPEKVDPDDLAFIGRHLSGRVLDLGCGPGHLSVYLRSLGADVTGIDLVPAFIDHARKTAPEIDFRVGSMDRLDVSQVDGILSWYSLIHRSPGEIDAVLAEFRRVLKPGGTLVVGFFGFTDGDEVSAFDHRVTTAWSWPAGEMAARLERAGFTGIDRDEREGGRPGRPHTAIAAKAV, from the coding sequence ATGGATGTGGCGCAGGCCTACGGGAACGTCTCGGATCTCTACATCTCGCTGTTCGGGACTCCCGAGAAGGTGGACCCGGACGACCTCGCCTTCATCGGGCGGCACCTGTCCGGCCGCGTGCTCGATCTGGGCTGCGGGCCGGGCCACCTGAGCGTCTACCTGCGATCACTCGGCGCCGATGTGACCGGGATTGATCTGGTGCCGGCGTTCATCGACCACGCCCGGAAGACAGCACCGGAGATCGACTTCCGGGTCGGCTCGATGGATCGGCTCGACGTCTCGCAGGTGGACGGGATCTTGAGTTGGTATTCGCTGATCCACCGTTCGCCCGGCGAGATCGACGCGGTGCTGGCCGAGTTCCGGCGGGTCTTGAAGCCGGGCGGAACCCTCGTGGTCGGCTTCTTCGGCTTCACCGACGGCGACGAGGTGTCGGCTTTCGATCACCGGGTCACGACGGCGTGGTCCTGGCCCGCCGGCGAGATGGCCGCCCGCCTGGAACGAGCCGGCTTCACCGGGATCGACCGCGACGAGCGAGAGGGAGGCCGGCCGGGACGCCCGCACACGGCGATCGCCGCCAAGGCCGTCTGA
- the aztB gene encoding zinc ABC transporter permease AztB has product MLLEPFTVSFVARALIGGVLLAAVCALAGVWVIARGMTFLGEAMSHGMLPGVAVASIVGGNLVVGAGVSAFAMALGAGAMRNSREFGRDTSIGLLFVGMLAAGVILVSHSRSFATDLTAFLFGDVLAIRSSDLLLLAGALAVTGVIAVLFHRPFLALTFDARKARTLGLRPGLANAMMLVLLTITMAVAFSVVGTLLAFGMLIAPSAAAMLVARRLPAVMVTSFGLGSFATALGLWISWYAGTAAGATIAATAVAQFFVILAARSVLLKGTS; this is encoded by the coding sequence GTGCTTCTCGAACCCTTCACCGTGTCCTTCGTGGCCCGGGCCCTGATCGGCGGCGTGCTCCTGGCCGCCGTCTGCGCCCTCGCCGGCGTCTGGGTGATCGCCCGCGGGATGACGTTCCTCGGCGAGGCGATGAGCCACGGCATGCTGCCCGGCGTCGCGGTGGCGAGCATCGTCGGCGGCAACCTCGTCGTCGGTGCCGGGGTCAGCGCGTTCGCCATGGCGCTCGGGGCCGGCGCGATGCGGAACAGCCGGGAGTTCGGCCGGGACACCAGCATCGGCCTGCTCTTCGTCGGGATGCTCGCGGCCGGCGTCATCCTGGTCTCGCACTCGCGGTCGTTCGCGACCGACCTGACGGCGTTCCTCTTCGGCGACGTCCTGGCGATCCGGTCGTCCGACCTGCTGCTCCTCGCCGGCGCGCTGGCGGTGACCGGCGTGATCGCGGTGCTCTTCCACCGGCCGTTCCTGGCGCTGACCTTCGACGCCCGCAAGGCCCGCACACTCGGCCTGCGACCGGGTCTCGCGAACGCCATGATGCTCGTCTTGCTCACGATCACGATGGCTGTCGCGTTCAGCGTCGTCGGCACGCTCCTGGCGTTCGGCATGCTGATCGCGCCCTCCGCGGCGGCCATGCTCGTGGCGCGCCGCCTGCCTGCCGTCATGGTGACCAGTTTCGGTCTCGGCTCCTTCGCCACGGCTCTAGGTCTCTGGATCTCCTGGTACGCCGGAACAGCCGCCGGCGCCACGATCGCAGCAACAGCCGTCGCCCAGTTCTTCGTGATCCTGGCGGCGCGCTCCGTTCTCCTGAAAGGAACCTCGTGA
- a CDS encoding MOSC domain-containing protein has product MQIIEVRRYPVKSMLGEVVPAADVGERGLDGDRLWAVRDEDGKFGSDKNTRRFRRMPGLFGFHASRTANGSPDVTLPDGRTFAADDPAGHRAVSSVLGHDVTLTPEQAVAHHDEGPVSLITTSSLRALAALTGDAVEPLRFRANLLVDVPGSGFAEDDWPGRLLAIGPDLILRVVRPLTRCVMIDLAQEDLPDRGDLLKLLGRHHDLTFGVVAAVERPGRVAAGDEVVLLRSGRPR; this is encoded by the coding sequence GTGCAGATCATCGAGGTCCGCCGGTATCCGGTCAAGTCGATGCTCGGCGAGGTGGTACCGGCCGCCGACGTCGGTGAGCGCGGCCTGGACGGCGACCGGCTGTGGGCGGTGCGGGACGAGGACGGCAAGTTCGGCAGCGACAAGAACACGCGCCGGTTCCGCCGGATGCCGGGGCTCTTCGGGTTCCACGCCTCCCGCACGGCGAACGGCTCACCCGACGTCACGCTGCCGGACGGCCGCACGTTCGCCGCCGACGACCCCGCCGGGCACCGGGCCGTCAGCTCGGTGCTCGGCCACGACGTCACCCTCACACCCGAGCAGGCCGTCGCGCACCACGACGAGGGCCCGGTCAGCCTGATCACCACGTCCTCGCTGCGGGCGCTGGCCGCCCTGACCGGCGACGCCGTCGAGCCGCTGCGGTTCCGGGCCAACCTGCTGGTCGACGTACCGGGCAGCGGCTTCGCCGAGGACGACTGGCCCGGCCGCCTGCTGGCGATCGGCCCCGACCTGATCCTCCGCGTGGTCCGCCCACTCACCCGCTGCGTGATGATCGACCTGGCACAGGAGGACCTTCCGGACCGCGGCGACCTGCTCAAACTGCTGGGCCGGCACCACGATCTCACCTTCGGCGTCGTCGCGGCGGTCGAAAGGCCCGGCCGGGTGGCGGCCGGCGACGAGGTCGTCCTGCTCCGCTCCGGCCGGCCACGGTGA
- a CDS encoding nuclear transport factor 2 family protein: protein MELLTELYAAFNRRDVDAVLTAMTPDVVWPKRWEGGTVRGHDAVRDYWTRQWAEIDPAVEPTGFRQEEDGRVAVAVRQRVRNLDGELIDDRMVEHVYRLDGGLVAGMEIRQV from the coding sequence ATGGAACTTCTCACCGAGCTGTACGCGGCCTTCAACCGCCGCGATGTCGACGCTGTGCTCACGGCCATGACGCCCGACGTGGTGTGGCCGAAACGCTGGGAGGGCGGGACGGTTCGCGGCCACGACGCCGTGCGGGACTACTGGACACGGCAGTGGGCGGAGATCGACCCGGCGGTCGAGCCCACCGGGTTCCGGCAGGAGGAGGACGGGCGCGTGGCGGTCGCCGTACGACAAAGGGTCCGGAACCTCGACGGGGAACTGATCGACGATCGGATGGTCGAGCACGTCTATCGGCTGGACGGCGGGCTGGTCGCCGGGATGGAGATCAGGCAGGTGTGA